One genomic segment of Flavobacteriaceae bacterium includes these proteins:
- a CDS encoding tyrosine-type recombinase/integrase: protein MKQYKEYLEKENYSTTTIKSYSNQIDKFITWCKKNDTSAEVIEYENCMKYLKHLQRKYTNKRTVNHALGIVKNYLNYLVSECYRTDNPIETTTIKGVKKVVNHNLLEADELEDLYYSYQTENITDPYHRLTAKRNKMIVGLMVYQGLNTTELIHLEIEDLQLYKGKIYIKSGAKSNSRTLELKSWQVIQFLEYIKEVREEIIDKKHIVSERVFIPNNKRLGNTIYHILKKLKKTNNKVNSSNQIRASVITHWLKQYNLRQVQVMAGHRYISSTERYLQDDLESLHEVVNNFHPIQ from the coding sequence ATGAAACAGTATAAAGAATATTTAGAGAAAGAAAATTACAGTACAACAACCATTAAAAGCTACTCAAATCAGATTGATAAATTTATCACTTGGTGCAAGAAAAATGATACATCTGCAGAAGTTATTGAGTATGAAAACTGCATGAAATATCTAAAACATTTACAAAGAAAATACACCAATAAAAGAACTGTAAATCATGCCTTAGGCATTGTAAAAAATTACTTGAATTATTTAGTAAGTGAATGTTATAGAACAGACAATCCTATAGAAACAACCACAATCAAAGGAGTTAAAAAAGTAGTGAATCACAATTTATTAGAAGCCGACGAATTAGAAGATTTGTATTATTCATATCAAACAGAAAACATCACCGATCCTTACCACAGATTAACAGCAAAAAGAAATAAAATGATTGTTGGATTGATGGTTTATCAAGGATTAAACACAACAGAACTTATACATTTAGAAATCGAAGATTTACAACTTTACAAAGGAAAGATTTATATAAAAAGTGGCGCAAAAAGTAACAGCAGAACTTTAGAATTAAAATCGTGGCAAGTCATCCAATTTTTAGAATATATAAAAGAAGTCCGAGAAGAAATCATTGATAAAAAACACATTGTTAGCGAAAGAGTTTTTATACCAAACAACAAACGATTAGGAAATACAATCTATCACATTTTAAAGAAGTTAAAGAAGACAAACAACAAAGTAAATAGTTCAAATCAAATACGAGCTTCTGTGATTACCCATTGGTTAAAACAATACAATCTAAGACAAGTGCAAGTCATGGCAGGACATCGTTATATATCTTCTACAGAACGGTATCTACAGGATGATTTAGAATCTTTACACGAAGTTGTAAATAACTTTCATCCCATACAATAA
- a CDS encoding transposase yields the protein MSRNYKFYNKSGLYFVSFATINWIDVFTRQVYFDVLADSINYCRKEKGMELYCYCFMPSHVHFIFRSSNSEPSELLRDFKRHTSKKTIEAIENNPQESRKEWLLWMFKRAGKKQGNISKYQFWQHHNKPVELWSEKVIKQKIDYIHNNPVESGFVTNSIDWKYSSARNYADDTTILEIDSTGFFE from the coding sequence ATGAGTAGAAATTATAAATTTTATAATAAGAGTGGTTTATATTTTGTGAGTTTTGCAACAATCAATTGGATAGATGTTTTTACACGACAAGTCTATTTTGATGTATTAGCAGACAGTATAAATTATTGTAGAAAGGAAAAAGGAATGGAGTTGTATTGTTATTGTTTTATGCCAAGTCATGTACATTTTATTTTTCGTTCATCAAATAGCGAACCTTCAGAATTATTAAGAGATTTTAAACGACATACTTCAAAGAAAACTATAGAAGCTATAGAAAACAATCCACAAGAAAGTAGAAAAGAATGGTTATTATGGATGTTTAAAAGAGCAGGAAAGAAACAGGGAAATATCTCTAAATATCAGTTTTGGCAACATCATAATAAACCTGTAGAGTTATGGAGTGAAAAAGTTATCAAACAGAAAATAGATTATATACATAACAATCCTGTAGAGAGTGGTTTTGTAACAAATTCTATTGATTGGAAATACTCAAGTGCTAGGAATTATGCAGATGATACTACTATTTTAGAAATAGATAGTACAGGATTTTTTGAATAG
- a CDS encoding helix-turn-helix domain-containing protein, whose translation MNLILSDFIQNLKHYRTKKELTQKQLANHLRIGHGNIARYERGEVVPKLDVVLAIAKKLEVSLDALCGLDKEKDTELTLLIQKSQKLALKDKELLKQLIVKFVNFN comes from the coding sequence ATGAACTTAATTTTATCTGATTTTATCCAAAACCTAAAGCATTATAGAACTAAAAAAGAGCTTACTCAAAAACAATTGGCTAACCATTTAAGGATAGGTCATGGAAATATTGCACGGTATGAACGTGGTGAAGTGGTACCAAAACTAGATGTAGTATTGGCGATTGCTAAAAAACTAGAAGTCTCTTTAGATGCCTTATGTGGACTTGATAAAGAAAAGGATACTGAACTAACTCTTTTAATACAAAAGTCTCAGAAACTTGCTTTAAAAGACAAAGAACTACTAAAACAACTTATTGTAAAATTTGTGAACTTCAACTAA
- a CDS encoding transposase: MKTNEIIGIDVSKLLIDVCIYSKQIVQQFENSKSGFKLMLKWSFKNSSFSKEETMFVFEHTGMYSHLLSVSLTEQKLSFFIASGLEIKRSIGIARGKDDQIDAKRIALYGYRLKEELKPSKLPKRSILQLKSLLSLRTKLNKQRAGFKVTLKEQKRIYKAKEYKIIFDVQQKMIAELTKQIHKINTQMQAIIDQNIMLKETYKLVTSVKGIGMQTAIMMIVFTDNFSKFENWRKFASYCGVAPFPYQSGTSIKGRTKVSHLANKKLKAIINMCAISAIQHNPEMKLYYHKRIKQGKSKMSTVNIIRNKLIARVFAVVKRQTPYVDTFKFAA, translated from the coding sequence ATGAAAACAAATGAAATTATCGGAATCGATGTCAGTAAATTATTAATTGATGTTTGTATCTATTCTAAACAAATTGTTCAACAGTTTGAGAACAGTAAATCTGGATTTAAATTAATGCTAAAGTGGAGTTTTAAAAATTCGTCTTTCTCTAAAGAAGAAACCATGTTTGTATTTGAACATACAGGAATGTACTCTCATTTATTATCTGTGTCTTTAACTGAACAAAAATTATCTTTTTTCATAGCTTCTGGTTTAGAAATTAAAAGATCTATTGGTATTGCTCGTGGAAAGGATGACCAAATTGATGCCAAACGCATTGCTCTATATGGGTATCGATTAAAAGAAGAACTTAAACCCAGTAAGCTACCTAAAAGAAGTATATTACAACTAAAAAGTCTCTTATCTTTAAGGACAAAACTTAACAAACAAAGAGCTGGTTTTAAAGTTACTTTGAAAGAACAAAAAAGAATTTATAAAGCAAAAGAGTATAAAATAATCTTTGACGTTCAACAAAAAATGATTGCAGAACTAACCAAACAAATACACAAGATTAATACTCAAATGCAAGCTATTATTGACCAAAATATAATGTTAAAAGAAACCTATAAACTTGTTACTAGTGTTAAAGGTATAGGAATGCAAACTGCTATAATGATGATTGTGTTTACTGACAATTTTTCAAAATTTGAAAACTGGAGAAAGTTTGCCTCTTATTGTGGTGTTGCTCCTTTTCCTTACCAATCTGGAACTAGTATTAAAGGACGTACAAAAGTCTCTCATTTGGCTAATAAAAAATTGAAAGCAATTATTAATATGTGCGCTATTTCTGCTATACAACATAACCCAGAAATGAAATTATACTATCATAAAAGAATAAAACAAGGCAAAAGTAAAATGAGTACCGTTAACATTATTAGAAACAAATTAATAGCAAGAGTGTTTGCCGTTGTCAAACGACAAACACCCTATGTAGATACTTTTAAATTTGCTGCATAA